A section of the Meles meles chromosome 8, mMelMel3.1 paternal haplotype, whole genome shotgun sequence genome encodes:
- the LOC123949641 gene encoding olfactory receptor 149 translates to MRNLSVVTEFILLGIPHTEDLESMLFVLFLGFYIFTLLGNLLILLAIVSSPRLHTPMYFFLCQLSVCDIFFPSVSSPKMLFYLSGNSPVISYAGCASQLFFYHFLGCTECFLYTVMAYDRFVAICYPLRYTVIMSHRACASLAVGTSFFGCIQATFLTALTFQLPYCGANEVDYFFCDIPVMLKLACADTSALEMVGFISVGLMPLSCFLLILTSYSRIVCSILQIRSAEGRRRAFSTCSAHLTAILLFYMPVVLIYLRPTPSPWLDATVQILNNLVTPMLNPLIYSLRNKEVKSSLRKVLHHLGFLPEPL, encoded by the coding sequence ATGAGGAATCTCTCCGTAGTGACCGAATTTATCCTGCTGGGCATCCCCCACACCGAGGACCTGGAGAGCATGCTCTTTGTCCTGTTTTTGGGCTTCTACATCTTCACTCTTCTGGGGAACCTGCTCATCCTCCTGGCGATTGTCTCCTCCCCTCGGCTCCACactcccatgtacttcttcctgtgTCAGCTGTCTGTGTGTGACATATTTTTCCCTTCTGTGAGCTCCCCCAAGATGCTCTTCTACCTCTCAGGGAACAGCCCGGTCATCTCCTACGCAGGCTGCGCATCCCAGCTCTTCTTCTACCACTTCCTGGGCTGTACCGAGTGCTTCCTGTACACggtgatggcctatgaccgcttcGTCGCCATCTGCTACCCTCTGCGCTACACGGTGATCATGAGCCACAGAGCGTGCGCCAGCCTGGCCGTGGGGACCTCCTTTTTTGGCTGCATTCAGGCCACCTTTCTAACCGCTCTCACCTTCCAGTTGCCCTACTGTGGCGCCAACGAGGTGGACTATTTCTTCTGTGATATCCCGGTGATGCTGAAGCTGGCTTGTGCTGATACCTCAGCCCTGGAGATGGTGGGGTTCATCAGTGTGGGCCTCATGCCCCTCAGTTGCTTCCTTCTCATCCTCACCTCCTACAGTCGCATTGTCTGCTCCATCCTGCAGATCCGCTCGGCAGAGGGCCGGCGCCGCGCCTTCTCCACCTGCAGTGCCCACCTCACTGCCATCTTGCTTTTCTACATGCCAGTGGTCCTCATCTACCTGAGGCCAACCCCAAGCCCCTGGCTGGATGCAACTGTCCAGATCCTGAATAACCTGGTCACCCCCATGCTGAACCCCTTGATCTACAGCCTCAGGAACAAGGAAGTCAAATCATCTCTGAGGAAGGTGCTACATCACTTGGGCTTCCTTCCTGAGCCATTGTAG
- the LOC123948967 gene encoding von Willebrand factor A domain-containing protein 5A-like isoform X3 — protein sequence MVLQGGLLTRREEPVPLKSISVTLSIREFVAGVSATLNYKNEEDVPLETFFVFPMDDDSAVYSFEAELDGEKIKAQLKEKTKAHSIYESAISNRRQAFLLEEDKYSKDVFCCSVGNLNPGSNVAITLKYVQELPLEADRALRYVLPAVLNPRYRGSGSFEDSCLDMKTPVVPLEDVPYTLSMVATVTSQHGIERIQSNCPFSPTKYLGEDKTSAQVSLADGHKFDRDVELLIYYSEVHTPTVAVEMGQPGDNSDGFMKDPSAMVCFYPNIPEAQSPVISGEFIFLMDRSGSMQSPISKQDNSQLRIEAAKETLILLLKSLPMGCYFNIYGFGSSCEAFFPNSVKYTQQTMEEALRGVKLMQANLGGTEILTPLQIIYGKPPVEGHPLQLFVFTDGEVADTFNVINEVKRNRLRHRCFSFGIGEGASTSLIKGIARVAGGTSEFITGKDRMQSKALRALKYALQPAVEDVSVTWELPAKLSAKMLSPEQTVLYKGQRLIVYALLSGTMPPAEATGEVSLKYTFQGKSVDNRVTFSLQPKPDDNFTIHRLGAKSFLQAKDMGFRDTPANDKKDVLKVSIDCGVISSQTAFVAVSGNSNKPVQGPLVRRDIPRPVLVGAALAMPQSYASASAPLKLRCCGSVPPATQTVHYKGMSNQQDGCKPCGPMINKDLCALVFGENHLVQLISLQNADGSWCLDENLAGILGKSLEDLQAAIPVKDASSLSWATVLAVVWLHSNAMQMKGEWELLEKKARDWIHIHAASIMQELVKAAIALTKSSVDPAIFAI from the exons ATGGTGCTCCAGGGTGGCCTACTAACCCGCAGAGAGGAACCAG TACCCCTGAAGAGCATCTCTGTGACCTTGTCGATTCGTGAGTTTGTGGCTGGTGTGTCTGCTACCTTAAACTATAAGAATGAGGAGGATGTTCCTTTGGAGACCTTCTTTGTGTTCCCCATGGATGATGACTCAGCTGTCTACAGCTTTGAGGCCGAGTTGGAtggggagaaaataaaagcacaattAAAGGAGAAGACAAAG GCCCACAGCATCTATGAGAGTGCCATCAGCAACCGCCGCCAAGCTTTCCTACTGGAGGAGGACAAGTACTCCAAGGATGTCTTCTGTTGCAGTGTGGGGAACCTGAACCCAGGGTCGAATGTAGCAATCACCCTGAAGTATGTGCAGGAGCTCCCCTTGGAAGCAGATAGAGCCCTGCGCTACGTGCTCCCAGCTGTCTTGAATCCTCGATACCGTGGCTCTG GATCATTTGAGGACAGTTGCCTTGATATGAAGACTCCTGTCGTTCCTTTGGAGGACGTGCCCTATACACTCAGCATGGTTGCCACCGTCACTTCCCAGCATGGCATCGAGAGGATCCAGTCCAACTGCCCCTTCAGTCCTACCAAGTACCTTGGAGAAGATAAGACTTCTGCCCAG GTTTCCTTGGCTGATGGACACAAATTCGATCGAGATGTGGAACTCCTGATTTACTACAGTGAGGTGCATACCCCCACTGTAGCTGTGGAGATGGGGCAACCTGGAGACAACTCAG ATGGTTTCATGAAAGATCCATCTGCGATGGTGTGTTTCTACCCAAATATCCCAGAAGCTCAATCACCAGTCATCTCTGGAGAATTCATCTTCCTCATGGACCGCTCAGGAAGTATGCAGTCCCCCATAAGTAAACAGGATAACTCTCAGCTGCGCATAGAGGCAGCCAAG GAAACACTGATTTTGCTGCTGAAGAGTTTGCCTATGGGCTGTTACTTCAATATCTATGGATTCGGAAGTTCCTGTGAGGCATTCTTTCC gaATAGTGTGAAATACACTCAGCAGACCATGGAGGAGGCACTGAGGGGAGTTAAGCTTATGCAGGCTAACCTGGGGGGCACGGAAATCTTGACACCACTCCAGATCATTTATGGGAAACCTCCCGTTGAGGGCCACCCTCTTCAG CTTTTTGTCTTCACAGATGGAGAAGTTGCTGACACGTTTAATGTAATTAATGAAGTCAAGAGGAACAGGCTGAGGCACAG GTGTTTCTCCTTTGGAATTGGAGAAGGAGCCTCTACCAGCCTGATAAAAGGCATTGCCCGAGTGGCAGGTGGCACTTCAGAATTTATCACAGGCAAGGACAGGATGCAGTCCAAG GCTCTTAGGGCCCTGAAATATGCTCTACAGCCTGCAGTAGAGGACGTTTCTGTGACCTGGGAATTGCCTGCTAAATTGTCTGCTAAAATGCTTTCGCCAGAACAGACTGTCCTCTATAAGGGCCAGAGGTTAATCGTCTATGCCCTTTTGAGCGGGACCATGCCT CCAGCAGAGGCAACAGGAGAAGTCTCCCTCAAGTATACATTCCAGGGCAAGAGTGTCGACAATAGGGTGACATTTTCTCTACAGCCCAAGCCTGATGACAA CTTCACCATTCATCGCCTCGGTGCCAAGTCCTTTCTCCAGGCCAAGGACATGGGCTTCAGGGATACTCCAGCTAACGATAAAAAAGATGTGCTGAAAGTCAGCATCGATTGTGGAGTCATTAGCTCCCAGACAGCCTTCGTTGCCGTCAGTGGGAATTCCAACAAGCCAGTTCAGGGGCCTCTGGTTCGTAGGGACATTCCAAGGCCGGTTCTTGTGGGTGCAGCTTTAGCGATGCCACAGTCCTATGCAAGTGCAAGTG CTCCTCTAAAACTCAGATGCTGCGGTAGTGTACCTCCGGCCACACAGACTGTTCATTACAAGGGTATGTCAAATCAGCAGGATGGCTGCAAACCTTGTGGGCCCATGATTAACAAGGACCTGTGTGCTCTAG tcTTCGGGGAAAATCATCTTGTGCAGCTGATCTCCCTCCAGAATGCAGATGGTTCCTGGTGTCTGGATGAAAATCTGGCTGGGATCCTAGGTAAAAGTTTGGAGGACTTACAGGCTGCAATCCCTGTCAAG GATGCCAGTTCCTTAAGCTGGGCCACAGTCCTGGCAGTGGTCTGGCTGCATTCCAATGCTATGCAAATGAAGGGTGAGTGGGAACTTCTGGAAAAGAAGGCCAGGGACTGGATTCACATCCATGCAG CCTCCATCATGCAAGAGCTTGTGAAAGCTGCTATCGCTTTGACCAAGTCATCTGTGGACCCCGCCATCTTTGCCATCTGA
- the LOC123948967 gene encoding von Willebrand factor A domain-containing protein 5A-like isoform X2, which translates to MVLQGGLLTRREEPVPLKSISVTLSIREFVAGVSATLNYKNEEDVPLETFFVFPMDDDSAVYSFEAELDGEKIKAQLKEKTKAHSIYESAISNRRQAFLLEEDKYSKDVFCCSVGNLNPGSNVAITLKYVQELPLEADRALRYVLPAVLNPRYRGSGSFEDSCLDMKTPVVPLEDVPYTLSMVATVTSQHGIERIQSNCPFSPTKYLGEDKTSAQVSLADGHKFDRDVELLIYYSEVHTPTVAVEMGQPGDNSDGFMKDPSAMVCFYPNIPEAQSPVISGEFIFLMDRSGSMQSPISKQDNSQLRIEAAKETLILLLKSLPMGCYFNIYGFGSSCEAFFPNSVKYTQQTMEEALRGVKLMQANLGGTEILTPLQIIYGKPPVEGHPLQLFVFTDGEVADTFNVINEVKRNRLRHRCFSFGIGEGASTSLIKGIARVAGGTSEFITGKDRMQSKALRALKYALQPAVEDVSVTWELPAKLSAKMLSPEQTVLYKGQRLIVYALLSGTMPPAEATGEVSLKYTFQGKSVDNRVTFSLQPKPDDNFTIHRLGAKSFLQAKDMGFRDTPANDKKDVLKVSIDCGVISSQTAFVAVSGNSNKPVQGPLVRRDIPRPVLVGAALAMPQSYASASAPLKLRCCGSVPPATQTVHYKGLDKAHAFGDRLKKMCMSLIDTPPPKEGACCPAQSTTLETHCTVFGENHLVQLISLQNADGSWCLDENLAGILGKSLEDLQAAIPVKDASSLSWATVLAVVWLHSNAMQMKGEWELLEKKARDWIHIHAASIMQELVKAAIALTKSSVDPAIFAI; encoded by the exons ATGGTGCTCCAGGGTGGCCTACTAACCCGCAGAGAGGAACCAG TACCCCTGAAGAGCATCTCTGTGACCTTGTCGATTCGTGAGTTTGTGGCTGGTGTGTCTGCTACCTTAAACTATAAGAATGAGGAGGATGTTCCTTTGGAGACCTTCTTTGTGTTCCCCATGGATGATGACTCAGCTGTCTACAGCTTTGAGGCCGAGTTGGAtggggagaaaataaaagcacaattAAAGGAGAAGACAAAG GCCCACAGCATCTATGAGAGTGCCATCAGCAACCGCCGCCAAGCTTTCCTACTGGAGGAGGACAAGTACTCCAAGGATGTCTTCTGTTGCAGTGTGGGGAACCTGAACCCAGGGTCGAATGTAGCAATCACCCTGAAGTATGTGCAGGAGCTCCCCTTGGAAGCAGATAGAGCCCTGCGCTACGTGCTCCCAGCTGTCTTGAATCCTCGATACCGTGGCTCTG GATCATTTGAGGACAGTTGCCTTGATATGAAGACTCCTGTCGTTCCTTTGGAGGACGTGCCCTATACACTCAGCATGGTTGCCACCGTCACTTCCCAGCATGGCATCGAGAGGATCCAGTCCAACTGCCCCTTCAGTCCTACCAAGTACCTTGGAGAAGATAAGACTTCTGCCCAG GTTTCCTTGGCTGATGGACACAAATTCGATCGAGATGTGGAACTCCTGATTTACTACAGTGAGGTGCATACCCCCACTGTAGCTGTGGAGATGGGGCAACCTGGAGACAACTCAG ATGGTTTCATGAAAGATCCATCTGCGATGGTGTGTTTCTACCCAAATATCCCAGAAGCTCAATCACCAGTCATCTCTGGAGAATTCATCTTCCTCATGGACCGCTCAGGAAGTATGCAGTCCCCCATAAGTAAACAGGATAACTCTCAGCTGCGCATAGAGGCAGCCAAG GAAACACTGATTTTGCTGCTGAAGAGTTTGCCTATGGGCTGTTACTTCAATATCTATGGATTCGGAAGTTCCTGTGAGGCATTCTTTCC gaATAGTGTGAAATACACTCAGCAGACCATGGAGGAGGCACTGAGGGGAGTTAAGCTTATGCAGGCTAACCTGGGGGGCACGGAAATCTTGACACCACTCCAGATCATTTATGGGAAACCTCCCGTTGAGGGCCACCCTCTTCAG CTTTTTGTCTTCACAGATGGAGAAGTTGCTGACACGTTTAATGTAATTAATGAAGTCAAGAGGAACAGGCTGAGGCACAG GTGTTTCTCCTTTGGAATTGGAGAAGGAGCCTCTACCAGCCTGATAAAAGGCATTGCCCGAGTGGCAGGTGGCACTTCAGAATTTATCACAGGCAAGGACAGGATGCAGTCCAAG GCTCTTAGGGCCCTGAAATATGCTCTACAGCCTGCAGTAGAGGACGTTTCTGTGACCTGGGAATTGCCTGCTAAATTGTCTGCTAAAATGCTTTCGCCAGAACAGACTGTCCTCTATAAGGGCCAGAGGTTAATCGTCTATGCCCTTTTGAGCGGGACCATGCCT CCAGCAGAGGCAACAGGAGAAGTCTCCCTCAAGTATACATTCCAGGGCAAGAGTGTCGACAATAGGGTGACATTTTCTCTACAGCCCAAGCCTGATGACAA CTTCACCATTCATCGCCTCGGTGCCAAGTCCTTTCTCCAGGCCAAGGACATGGGCTTCAGGGATACTCCAGCTAACGATAAAAAAGATGTGCTGAAAGTCAGCATCGATTGTGGAGTCATTAGCTCCCAGACAGCCTTCGTTGCCGTCAGTGGGAATTCCAACAAGCCAGTTCAGGGGCCTCTGGTTCGTAGGGACATTCCAAGGCCGGTTCTTGTGGGTGCAGCTTTAGCGATGCCACAGTCCTATGCAAGTGCAAGTG CTCCTCTAAAACTCAGATGCTGCGGTAGTGTACCTCCGGCCACACAGACTGTTCATTACAAGG GACTAGACAAAGCCCACGCTTTTGGTGATAGACTAAAGAAGATGTGCATGTCTCTCATAGACACCCCTCCTCCGAAGGAAGGGGCTTGTTGTCCCGCCCAGAGTACCACCTTGGAAACTCACTGTACAG tcTTCGGGGAAAATCATCTTGTGCAGCTGATCTCCCTCCAGAATGCAGATGGTTCCTGGTGTCTGGATGAAAATCTGGCTGGGATCCTAGGTAAAAGTTTGGAGGACTTACAGGCTGCAATCCCTGTCAAG GATGCCAGTTCCTTAAGCTGGGCCACAGTCCTGGCAGTGGTCTGGCTGCATTCCAATGCTATGCAAATGAAGGGTGAGTGGGAACTTCTGGAAAAGAAGGCCAGGGACTGGATTCACATCCATGCAG CCTCCATCATGCAAGAGCTTGTGAAAGCTGCTATCGCTTTGACCAAGTCATCTGTGGACCCCGCCATCTTTGCCATCTGA
- the LOC123948967 gene encoding von Willebrand factor A domain-containing protein 5A-like isoform X1 codes for MVLQGGLLTRREEPVPLKSISVTLSIREFVAGVSATLNYKNEEDVPLETFFVFPMDDDSAVYSFEAELDGEKIKAQLKEKTKAHSIYESAISNRRQAFLLEEDKYSKDVFCCSVGNLNPGSNVAITLKYVQELPLEADRALRYVLPAVLNPRYRGSGSFEDSCLDMKTPVVPLEDVPYTLSMVATVTSQHGIERIQSNCPFSPTKYLGEDKTSAQVSLADGHKFDRDVELLIYYSEVHTPTVAVEMGQPGDNSDGFMKDPSAMVCFYPNIPEAQSPVISGEFIFLMDRSGSMQSPISKQDNSQLRIEAAKETLILLLKSLPMGCYFNIYGFGSSCEAFFPNSVKYTQQTMEEALRGVKLMQANLGGTEILTPLQIIYGKPPVEGHPLQLFVFTDGEVADTFNVINEVKRNRLRHRCFSFGIGEGASTSLIKGIARVAGGTSEFITGKDRMQSKALRALKYALQPAVEDVSVTWELPAKLSAKMLSPEQTVLYKGQRLIVYALLSGTMPPAEATGEVSLKYTFQGKSVDNRVTFSLQPKPDDNFTIHRLGAKSFLQAKDMGFRDTPANDKKDVLKVSIDCGVISSQTAFVAVSGNSNKPVQGPLVRRDIPRPVLVGAALAMPQSYASASAPLKLRCCGSVPPATQTVHYKGMSNQQDGCKPCGPMINKDLCALDTPPPKEGACCPAQSTTLETHCTVFGENHLVQLISLQNADGSWCLDENLAGILGKSLEDLQAAIPVKDASSLSWATVLAVVWLHSNAMQMKGEWELLEKKARDWIHIHAASIMQELVKAAIALTKSSVDPAIFAI; via the exons ATGGTGCTCCAGGGTGGCCTACTAACCCGCAGAGAGGAACCAG TACCCCTGAAGAGCATCTCTGTGACCTTGTCGATTCGTGAGTTTGTGGCTGGTGTGTCTGCTACCTTAAACTATAAGAATGAGGAGGATGTTCCTTTGGAGACCTTCTTTGTGTTCCCCATGGATGATGACTCAGCTGTCTACAGCTTTGAGGCCGAGTTGGAtggggagaaaataaaagcacaattAAAGGAGAAGACAAAG GCCCACAGCATCTATGAGAGTGCCATCAGCAACCGCCGCCAAGCTTTCCTACTGGAGGAGGACAAGTACTCCAAGGATGTCTTCTGTTGCAGTGTGGGGAACCTGAACCCAGGGTCGAATGTAGCAATCACCCTGAAGTATGTGCAGGAGCTCCCCTTGGAAGCAGATAGAGCCCTGCGCTACGTGCTCCCAGCTGTCTTGAATCCTCGATACCGTGGCTCTG GATCATTTGAGGACAGTTGCCTTGATATGAAGACTCCTGTCGTTCCTTTGGAGGACGTGCCCTATACACTCAGCATGGTTGCCACCGTCACTTCCCAGCATGGCATCGAGAGGATCCAGTCCAACTGCCCCTTCAGTCCTACCAAGTACCTTGGAGAAGATAAGACTTCTGCCCAG GTTTCCTTGGCTGATGGACACAAATTCGATCGAGATGTGGAACTCCTGATTTACTACAGTGAGGTGCATACCCCCACTGTAGCTGTGGAGATGGGGCAACCTGGAGACAACTCAG ATGGTTTCATGAAAGATCCATCTGCGATGGTGTGTTTCTACCCAAATATCCCAGAAGCTCAATCACCAGTCATCTCTGGAGAATTCATCTTCCTCATGGACCGCTCAGGAAGTATGCAGTCCCCCATAAGTAAACAGGATAACTCTCAGCTGCGCATAGAGGCAGCCAAG GAAACACTGATTTTGCTGCTGAAGAGTTTGCCTATGGGCTGTTACTTCAATATCTATGGATTCGGAAGTTCCTGTGAGGCATTCTTTCC gaATAGTGTGAAATACACTCAGCAGACCATGGAGGAGGCACTGAGGGGAGTTAAGCTTATGCAGGCTAACCTGGGGGGCACGGAAATCTTGACACCACTCCAGATCATTTATGGGAAACCTCCCGTTGAGGGCCACCCTCTTCAG CTTTTTGTCTTCACAGATGGAGAAGTTGCTGACACGTTTAATGTAATTAATGAAGTCAAGAGGAACAGGCTGAGGCACAG GTGTTTCTCCTTTGGAATTGGAGAAGGAGCCTCTACCAGCCTGATAAAAGGCATTGCCCGAGTGGCAGGTGGCACTTCAGAATTTATCACAGGCAAGGACAGGATGCAGTCCAAG GCTCTTAGGGCCCTGAAATATGCTCTACAGCCTGCAGTAGAGGACGTTTCTGTGACCTGGGAATTGCCTGCTAAATTGTCTGCTAAAATGCTTTCGCCAGAACAGACTGTCCTCTATAAGGGCCAGAGGTTAATCGTCTATGCCCTTTTGAGCGGGACCATGCCT CCAGCAGAGGCAACAGGAGAAGTCTCCCTCAAGTATACATTCCAGGGCAAGAGTGTCGACAATAGGGTGACATTTTCTCTACAGCCCAAGCCTGATGACAA CTTCACCATTCATCGCCTCGGTGCCAAGTCCTTTCTCCAGGCCAAGGACATGGGCTTCAGGGATACTCCAGCTAACGATAAAAAAGATGTGCTGAAAGTCAGCATCGATTGTGGAGTCATTAGCTCCCAGACAGCCTTCGTTGCCGTCAGTGGGAATTCCAACAAGCCAGTTCAGGGGCCTCTGGTTCGTAGGGACATTCCAAGGCCGGTTCTTGTGGGTGCAGCTTTAGCGATGCCACAGTCCTATGCAAGTGCAAGTG CTCCTCTAAAACTCAGATGCTGCGGTAGTGTACCTCCGGCCACACAGACTGTTCATTACAAGGGTATGTCAAATCAGCAGGATGGCTGCAAACCTTGTGGGCCCATGATTAACAAGGACCTGTGTGCTCTAG ACACCCCTCCTCCGAAGGAAGGGGCTTGTTGTCCCGCCCAGAGTACCACCTTGGAAACTCACTGTACAG tcTTCGGGGAAAATCATCTTGTGCAGCTGATCTCCCTCCAGAATGCAGATGGTTCCTGGTGTCTGGATGAAAATCTGGCTGGGATCCTAGGTAAAAGTTTGGAGGACTTACAGGCTGCAATCCCTGTCAAG GATGCCAGTTCCTTAAGCTGGGCCACAGTCCTGGCAGTGGTCTGGCTGCATTCCAATGCTATGCAAATGAAGGGTGAGTGGGAACTTCTGGAAAAGAAGGCCAGGGACTGGATTCACATCCATGCAG CCTCCATCATGCAAGAGCTTGTGAAAGCTGCTATCGCTTTGACCAAGTCATCTGTGGACCCCGCCATCTTTGCCATCTGA